In Gambusia affinis linkage group LG06, SWU_Gaff_1.0, whole genome shotgun sequence, one DNA window encodes the following:
- the ankk1 gene encoding ankyrin repeat and protein kinase domain-containing protein 1: MDCCDTSAGQFRDFKRDDFEAEWTKVAEGRFGHVYQVKVKLWREKCALKTFDATLSANNFYRKTKDVLSNIAKLKFRYILSIYGVCSEATAVVMEYMSNGSLNNLLVSHHFMWQKKFQMVHEISMAMNFLHSAKPPLLHLNLKTSNILLDDHLHVKVSDFGLVHWEDGMCKATFMERLTARGNINYIPPEVFTECSDSPGTAFDVYSFGIVIWEILTQQKPYTGCSVTKVLLQVSKGKRPCLEMIPEKRPEECDELICIMQQCWDKNPQMRPLFSDTVRKTETLNEVLKIPGTITGQRKDEPEQESKYPWMFSPAHKVSLLEMSETLSDDHHGKNSILSMLAKKDFSSFRQSVKGDDVYMQYSGQKSLLHFTVASGDAESVKHVLSLGAEVNCTTARGYTPLIIAVLQRFYDITCLLLDHGASTTQGDKDQWTPLHFAAQNGDDRTIRLLLEKGAAADVREKAGWLPLHLACQNGHETVVRLLLSRMSEDAIVNQVEEEGRTPLHIACSYGHVNIAKLLIGSGVDPNAMDYSFSTALHLAAEQGHNRIVRLLLTKEVKTDIPDIRRYTPLHLAALKGHTGICRQLLSNGANPNCKTDQEWTPMHLAALRGHEAIVVLLENKGGSVNAKGQNGWTPLHLACHQSESEVVVKLLAAKADPNVKEESDGWTPLHLACASLCFPCVLHLISHQADVNALNSGKATPLHLACQHGCMPIVKALLLNGADKTLMDSSGSTALNVAQRCEKWEIVELLKNECEL, translated from the exons ATGGATTGCTGTGACACATCAGCTGGACAATTCAGGGACTTCAAGAGGGACGACTTTGAGGCTGAATGGACTAAGGTGGCCGAAGGTAGATTTGGTCATGTGTACCAAGTCAAAGTCAAGCTCTGGCGGGAAAAGTGTGCTCTGAAAACCTTTGATGCAACATTGTCTGCCAACAACTTTTACAG gaaaacaaaagatgtATTGTCCAACATAGCCAAGTTGAAGTTTAGGTACATTTTGTCCATCTATGGCGTGTGCAGCGAAGCTACAGCTGTTGTCATGGAGTACATGAGTAATGGATCCCTAAACAATCTCCTAGTCAGTCACCACTTCATGTGGCAAAAGAAGTTCCAGATGGTCCATGAGATTTCTATGGCCATGAATTTCCTTCACAGCGCGAAACCTCCGCTGCTTCATCTTAACCTCAAGACTTCCAACATCCTACTGGACGATCATCTTCATGTCAAG GTTTCAGATTTTGGTCTTGTCCACTGGGAGGATGGCATGTGCAAGGCGACGTTCATGGAGCGCCTGACAGCAAGAGGCAACATAAACTACATTCCTCCTGAGGTCTTCACCGAATGCTCCGATTCACCAGGAACTGCTTTTGATGTTTACAG CTTCGGGATAGTGATTTGGGAGATACTGACACAGCAGAAACCCTACACAG GGTGCAGTGTGACCAAGGTGCTGCTGCAGGTATCAAAAGGGAAGAGGCCCTGTTTGGAGATGATTCCTGAGAAGAGGCCCGAGGAGTGCGACGAGTTGATCTGCATCATGCAACAGTGCTGGGACAAGAATCCCCAGATGAGGCCCCTATTCTCAG ACACTGTGAGGAAAACAGAGACTCTGAACGAAGTCTTGAAGATCCCAGGAACAATAACAGGTCAAAGGAAGGACGAACCTGAGCAGGAATCAAAGTATCCCTGGATGTTCTCGCCAGCACACAAA GTCAGTTTACTTGAGATGTCTGAAACACTTTCAG ATGACCACCACGGCAAGAACAGCATTCTCTCTATGCTGGCCAAAAAGGACTTTAGCAGTTTCAGGCAGTCTGTGAAAGGAGATGACGTGTACATGCAGTATTCGGGCCAAAAGAGCCTGCTTCACTTCACGGTAGCCAGCGGTGATGCAGAAAGTGTCAAGCATGTCCTGAGTCTGGGTGCTGAAGTGAACTGTACAACTGCCAGAGGTTACACTCCCCTTATCATCGCTGTTTTGCAAAG GTTTTATGACATCACCTGTTTACTGCTGGATCATGGAGCATCTACAACGCAAGGGGACAAAGACCAGTGGACGCCGCTGCATTTTGCAGCACAGAATGGGGATGACAGAACCATCCGTCTCCTACTGGAAAAAGGAGCTGCGGCCGATGTGCGAGAAAAAGCCGGTTGGTTGCCTCTCCACCTGGCGTGCCAGAATGGCCATGAGACAGTTGTGCGCCTGCTGCTTTCGCGGATGTCAGAGGACGCCATTGTAAATCAGGTGGAGGAGGAAGGTAGAACACCGCTCCACATTGCATGCTCCTACGGGCATGTCAACATCGCCAAACTTCTCATTGGTAGTGGTGTGGATCCGAACGCTATGGACTATTCTTTCTCCACTGCTCTCCATCTGGCAGCTGAGCAAGGCCATAACCGCATAGTCAGACTCCTGTTGACTAAGGAGGTCAAAACTGACATTCCAGACATCAGGAGATACACACCACTTCATCTGGCTGCTCTGAAGGGTCATACAGGCATTTGCAGGCAGCTGCTTTCCAACGGGGCCAACCCGAACTGCAAGACCGATCAAGAGTGGACTCCCATGCACCTGGCAGCCCTAAGAGGACATGAGGCTATAGTGGTCCTTCTGGAGAATAAGGGTGGTTCAGTGAATGCAAAAGGCCAGAATGGCTGGACTCCACTGCACCTGGCCTGCCACCAGAGTGAATCGGAGGTAGTGGTGAAGCTTCTGGCAGCAAAAGCTGACCCAAACGTCAAAGAGGAAAGTGACGGATGGACACCCCTGCACCTCGCCTGTGCCAGTCTGTGCTTTCCATGTGTCCTCCACTTAATATCACATCAGGCAGATGTCAATGCATTAAACTCAGGAAAGGCAACACCTTTACACTTAGCTTGCCAACATGGCTGCATGCCCATTGTTAAAGCTCTGCTGCTAAATGGAGCAGATAAGACACTGATGGACTCTTCTGGATCCACAGCACTGAATGTAGCCCAGAGGTGTGAAAAATGGGAAATCGTGGAGCTGCTGAAAAATGAATGTGAATTGTAA